The Candidatus Tanganyikabacteria bacterium genomic sequence GGATCTCGCGATCGCTTTCGAAGATGAGGACGTGGTGGTCGTGGCCAAGGCCGCGGGGCAAGTGGTGCATCCCACGAAGGGGTGCAGCGAGGGGACGCTTGCGGCCGGCCTCGCGCACCGGTACGGCGCGTGCCACCTCATCAACCGCCTGGATCGCGAGACTTCGGGCCTGCTGATCGCGGCGCGGCACCCCCTGGCCGCGCAGCGTCTCACAGCGGCCCTCTCGCGGCGCGACGTCAGCCGGACTTACCTGGCGCTCGTCCACGGCATTCCGCGGCGGCCGGCAGGCCGCATCGACGCGCCCATCGCGCCGGTGCCGGGTGCGGCGCGCCGCGCCGTCGATCCGGCCGGGCAGCCCGCGAGCACGGTTTACCGGGTCGTGGCGGCCGCGGAGGATCGCGCCCTGGTCGAGCTTCACCTGGAAACCGGCCGCACGCACCAGATCCGCGTGCACATGGCCCACCTCGGCCATCCGGTCGTCGGCGACGACCGCTACGGCCCGCAGCCAAGGGAGTGGGACCGAGTCTGCCTCCACGCCTGCCGCCTGGCTTTCCCGCATCCCCGCACGTCCGCGCTGATCGAACTGTCCGCGGCCTGGCCGGACGATCTCCCCGAGGTGCCGGCATGAACCTGGAAGAAGCCCGTAGCGTGCTGGAGACCAACCAGGTGCTCCGCCGCAGCCTGGAGCGCGCCGGCGAGAGCCTCGCGGTGTTCAGCACCATCGACGAGGCCCGCGGCATGGCCCTCGAGAACATGCAGCGGCGCTTGGCGGTGCTCAAGGACAACCTGGGCATCTGGGCGGCGCTGATGGACGCGGCCGCCGCGGTCAAGCAGCCGGAGCTGCGCGAGGCCTACGATCTGCTGCTCGAGTTTCACGCCGAGCAGATGCGCCGTTTCGCCGCCGAAATCTGATCGCCCTCACCGCCGGGGGGCTGACTTTCGCCTAGAATCGCGGCGGAGGTCCGTGTAGATGCCCGATAGCCTGCTCCAGAAAATCGTCAGGGCCCACCTAATCAGCGGCAAGACCTTGCCCGGCGAGGAAATCGGCCTGCAAATCGACCAGGCGTTCTGCAACGACGCTACCGGTCCGCTGGCGTTCCTGCAGTTCGAGGCGACCGACCTGCCGCGCGTACAGACCGAGGTGAGCGTCGCCTACGTGGATCGCGCCACGGCGCAGTTGCGGGCCGAGGAGAGCGACGAGCAGCGCTACATGGAGACCGCCGCCCGGCGCTTCGGCGCGTTCTTCAGCCGGGCCGGAAACGGCACCGGCCCGCAGGTCCACACCGAGCGGTTCGCCGCCCCCGGCAAGACGATCCT encodes the following:
- a CDS encoding RluA family pseudouridine synthase; translation: MTLLTFEVGPDAAGAAVRDVMRRRLKLSRILYRRLWAEDGVRVDGRPAEPFAPLEPGQILTLALAPAPARVAPEAMDLAIAFEDEDVVVVAKAAGQVVHPTKGCSEGTLAAGLAHRYGACHLINRLDRETSGLLIAARHPLAAQRLTAALSRRDVSRTYLALVHGIPRRPAGRIDAPIAPVPGAARRAVDPAGQPASTVYRVVAAAEDRALVELHLETGRTHQIRVHMAHLGHPVVGDDRYGPQPREWDRVCLHACRLAFPHPRTSALIELSAAWPDDLPEVPA